A genome region from Heterodontus francisci isolate sHetFra1 unplaced genomic scaffold, sHetFra1.hap1 HAP1_SCAFFOLD_1114, whole genome shotgun sequence includes the following:
- the LOC137363918 gene encoding CD48 antigen-like yields MEPNSHPLPSLLLLVLLSVSWVQASPLESLEHPKVSILSSRYNGTLGGSVLLPVSVEPIPRKGMIFWKYQGQPPVRIAEMNLEGNHSEVCGQTLLHNRSRLHSNFTLEIENLTEKDRGQYKVTVSFGAWEPEASAWLDVFEPIRGTTITIANVSCTNHTCIATLSCTTEGGTAVSYTWESGTGASERSLTADGSLLELTLNLSSIQPALVCTTRNPVSWQSASVDLAKVCIAEYPEAGQLASGQFVVPVVSCGATVFILAVAGLICWANRSRSGHWQNRKPASAPVWSSKESGRYHARTDPIHQAISQKRDSTPPPDSLPTPPSPKQGSASGDRVQ; encoded by the exons ATGGAGCCCAACTCTCACCCTCTGCCTTCCCTGCTGCTTCTGGTGCTCCTGTCTGTGAGCTGGGTTCAAG CCTCGCCCCTGGAATCACTGGAACACCCAAAGGTGTCGATCCTGTCCAGCCGCTACAATGGGACCTTGGGTGGTTCTGTGCTCCTGCCTGTGAGCGTCGAACCAATTCCGAGGAAAGGCATGATCTTCTGGAAGTATCAGGGGCAGCCACCAGTGAGGATTGCAGAGATGAATCTGGAAGGCAACCACTCGGAGGTCTGTGGGCAAACACTTTTACACAACAGGAGTCGGCTGCATTCCAATTTCACCCTCGAGATTGAGAACCTAACTGAGAAGGACAGGGGTCAATACAAGGTCACAGTGAGCTTTGGTGCGTGGGAACCTGAGGCAAGCGCTTGGCTGGACGTGTTTG AGCCTATTAGAGGAACTACAATCACGATCGCCAACGTCAGCTGTACCAACCACACCTGCATCGCCACCTTGAGCTGCACGACCGAGGGAGGAACCGCAGTCAGCTACACCTGGGAGTCGGGCACGGGAGCAAGCGAGCGGTCTTTGACGGCAGATGGGAGCCTGCTGGAGCTGACACTGAACCTCAGTTCCATCCAGCCTGCCCTGGTCTGCACCACGAGGAACCCTGTTAGCTGGCAGAGTGCCAGTGTTGACCTGGCGAAGGTGTGCATAGCCGAATATCCAG AGGCGGGCCAGTTGGCCTCAGGACAATTTGTCGTCCCTGTCGTGAGCTGCGGGGCAACCGTCTTCATCCTGGCTGTTGCTGGTCTCATCTGCTGGGCCAACAGAAGCAGGAGCGGTCACTGGCAGAACAGAAAACCAG cgtcagctcctgtctgGAGCAGTAAGGAGTCTGGACGATATCACGCCCGCACAGACCCTATTCATCAG